A genomic region of Trifolium pratense cultivar HEN17-A07 linkage group LG3, ARS_RC_1.1, whole genome shotgun sequence contains the following coding sequences:
- the LOC123914527 gene encoding U5 small nuclear ribonucleoprotein 40 kDa protein-like → MIEKKMVLSHHQQQELHPVRRREEHQEHEQEEEALLALVKHRHYQVRELRYCVSTYTAKLREAEEKLRSSQSKLAFFQGKTNGKTKHGSNSFNFNHKNETPSKIHHQSKPQSARLPDSAKASTNSSNYETNRSTFSTQRLPTEKDDVRGTKRKFEMKGQKDLVPLIGRRSLAQMVNYGMGSSYISSLHTRKLRNLALCPVNDQHFVTSALDGVVRLWEVHSRGLTANILSTTDCATEEQKRWPEDIAWHPDGKSLFSVYSADSQDSQISVTKFKEGERSAQVSFLEDKPHVKGAINSIVFLPWENTCFATAGTDHSVMIWSENVEKKWKPEALHKNFHTSAVMGVAGVQHKKLVLSVGKDRRILGYNAEEGKQDFMVQVDSKCLSILPNPRDFNLFMVQTGTHDKQLRLFDIRLKHKEVHAFGWKQDSSDTQSALVNQDWSPSGLYITSGSADPLIHIFDIRYNGHKPSQSIEAHKKRVFKAMWHQSLPLLISISSDLNIGLHHLVNA, encoded by the exons ATGATAGAAAAGAAAATGGTACTAtctcatcatcaacaacaagaaCTGCATCCAGTAAGAAGAAGAGAGGAACATCAAGAAcatgaacaagaagaagaagcattGCTCGCTCTCGTCAAACACCGTCATTATCAAGTCAGAGAGCTCCGTTACTGTGTTTCCACTTACACAGCCAAG CTTAGGGAAGCGGAAGAGAAGTTAAGAAGTTCTCAATCCAAATTGGCTTTTTTTCAAGGTAAGACTAATGGAAAGACAAAACATGGATCAAAcagtttcaatttcaatcatAAAAATGAAACTCCTTCCAAAATCCATCATCAATCAAAGCCTCAAAGCGCACGGTTACCGGATTCTGCAAAAGCTTCAACAAATTCTAGTAATTATGAAACTAACCGATCAACTTTTAGTACTCAGAGACTTCCTACTGAGAAGGATGATGTCAGAGGAACAAAAAGGAAGTTTG AAATGAAGGGACAAAAGGATTTGGTTCCTTTAATAGGTAGACGTTCCCTAGCACAAATGGTGAACTATGGAATGGGATCAAGCTACATATCAAGTCTACACACCAGAAAATTGAGAAATCTTGCTCTCTGTCCTGTGAATGATCAGCATTTTGTGACTAG TGCTTTGGATGGAGTGGTGCGCTTGTGGGAAGTTCACTCTCGAGG ATTGACAGCCAATATTCTTAGCACTACTGATTGTGCAACTGAAGAGCAGAAGAGGTGGCCCGAAGATATAGCTTGGCATCCAGATGGAAAGAGCCTTTTTTCAGTATATAGTGCTGATAGTCAAGACTCTCAAATATCAGTTACAAAATTTAAAGAAGGTGAAAGG AGTGCACAAGTGAGTTTCTTGGAAGACAAGCCACATGTTAAGGGTGCTATCAATAGCATTGTTTTTCTGCCATGGGAAAATACTTGTTTTGCAACAGCAGGAACTGACCATAGTGTTATGATATGGAGTGAGAATGTTGAGAAAAAATGGAAGCCAGAAGCATTGCATAAGAATTTTCATACCTCTGCTGTCATGGGAGTTGCTGGTGTTCAGCACAAGAAACTTGTGTTGTCTGTTGGTAAAGACAGGAGAATTTTGGGGTACAATGCTGAAGAAGGAAAACAAGATTTCATGGTTCAGGTTGATAGTAAATGCTTGAGTATATTGCCAAATCCACGAGACTTCAATTTGTTCATGGTTCAAACAGG GACTCATGATAAGCAACTTCGACTATTTGATATTAGATTGAAGCATAAAGAGGTTCATGCATTTGGATGGAAGCAAGATAGTAGTGATACACAATCAGCTCTGGTAAATCAAGATTGGTCTCCAAGTGGACTTTACATAACATCTGGTTCAGCTGATCCATTGATTCACATATTTGATATTAGATATAATGGTCACAAGCCTTCTCAATCCATTGAAGCTCATAAAAAAAGAGTCTTCAAAGCCATGTGGCATCAGTCTCTTCCACTTCTCATTTCCATATCATCTGATCTCAACATTGGATTACACCATCTTGTCAATGCTTGA